The Cryptomeria japonica chromosome 9, Sugi_1.0, whole genome shotgun sequence DNA segment tgtttcttatTGGTGCGCTAGGGCTCATAGAGGATTGCATGAGGGACCTTGcagaagagtttgagatgaagaatttgggacttatgcactactttctaggcatggaggtgtggtagactgatggagagattttccttggtcaagggaaatattgcattgaaatcttgaagagattcgagatggaagattgcaaagccatgtctacacccatgatcactaattggaggaaggtagatgcaTCCAAGGAAAAGGATGTTGATCCCACCCTATACAGGCAGCTGATTGGTtcgctcatgtatttggtcaacaccaggccagatatagcctttgcagtaaactctcttagtcagttcatggtagagccaaagagagtgcattggacgACGGCTAAGCATGTGTTGCATTATCTTCATGGTACAGTTGAGTATGGGATCAGATATGTTTGAGGTGAAGGTATCaagttgataggctatactgatgcagattgggtaggcagtACAACGAACAAAAGGAgtacttcaggatgttgtttcaaCTTGGGATCAGGAGTTGCTTCTTGGTTCAGCAGGAAGCAAAAATCTGTGGCCTTGAGTTTATcagaagcagaatacatagcagctagcatggcgacgtgtgaagctatatggcttcggaagttgctagtagccttgtttggtcagaaggttgagactacggTGATACATTGCTAAGAGAgtgtgttaattatgggtagcttggatagctgttcgtccttacccaaaaataacagcattagttatgggtagttttggacagctgttcttcctgacctagaattagaaactggttgtttttgtcaaacaagtattgttaggataaaaacaattgttatttaatagtggctctttttaggtgacacctcatagccaaaattagttattggttattgagttgtcttaatctcagccgttggtttgaattaatctcggccgttggttttccaacagagtagtataaaaaggggtcatggatCATTCGGAAAGAATGAAGTtttgagaagaatttgcagtgttagcaagaggcgcagtgatagcgttgatatagcagtggaggatattagcgggagatattaggagtttgtcggagttctgccagtaagaggcaaggaattcttttttaattcttatattgctgaagattaatatgTTTTCCATCTGTAGAACTAGTTTTCCCTTAGAggtttttccagggacgattgtccaaaaatattgtgtccttgtgttgcttatttctttccgtatttttagtgaagttgcagttgtgttatttttcgatattcaattgtaaatttattttcagcagttaaataatttttatgagataggagattaataatcagtgattgcaatagaatttctacactTTCTCCACGTTGTGCTTATGGCTTGTTGTTCCAAGTTCCCTAAGTTCTTTGTTACAACCGCTCCTATTGAGGTGGGGCGTTGCAACAAGGGTTTTCTATTGAATGTGCATGGTGAAATTCTTATATGGTGTCCCTTGCTTCTTGCTCTTCTATCAATAGGCCTATTGAGGTGGTCTTGGCTATTATATTTTTAGGGGTTATTATGGTTAATGGTCTTGCTGATAACAGATCTATTGAGGTGGTCTAGGCTGTGTTGTTTGAATGGATTTCTAATGATGAGCTTGTGATCACAAATTCACTAGGCATCTCCAGATCTTTGTTGTCTTCTTACTTGTTCAAGAATGTCTCTATTCAAGGTGGTTCTATAAATAAAAGGTTGTGAGAATTCAAAACCCACGGCTGGTTTACTATTTCCTTGTTTGCTTCAACTCTTGTACTAAAGAGTTTTCAAGAAGATGGTTCGGGGTTATTTTCTAAATCCCTCTATTCTAGTGGCGGCGCCTATTTTTGGGGCCTCCAAAGTCTTGCTTTGCCTTCTTCGGCTATGCGTGGTTGGCTTCTTGCTGTGCACCTGCTCTGCGTTTTGACGTGTATGAGGGCCTACGTGGTCCCTGGCTGCTGGTGTGGGTCGTGCGTGTGTTTAGTGCAGCGATCTCTTATTGCTATTGTTTGGTGGTCCCAAGTGTTGGACCCTTGTTTTCCTTTGGATCTGGGTGTTGGGGGTTAGTGCTCCCCTTACGATTTGAatttactaatattttttttttgtattgatcaatataaaataaataggataacaAATTAAGAATCTAAAAAGGAGATGAAACTTCTTAAAAATACAAACTAAATATAGCATCACCATGTCCAAATTGCTATCTAGAATCAAACAAAGGCTGTCACCTAGATTACATATAAAAATGTTCAATCATAAAAAAGATAGTATCCTCGCCATTTAAAAATGAACATTTATATTTGTAATATATTAGCTAAAACAAAAAAAGACATCCTaaacaaaaatacaaacaaaaagtaGCATCAACATGACAAACTGCTAAGTACAAACAAGAAAAGATTGTTGGTTAGATTACATATAAAAAAAGAACAAGCATACAAAAGAGAGTGTCATCTAACCATTTTAGAAAGAAACATTCAAACCATCTCTAATATGTTAGTTGTTATTTCtctttaaattcaaaaaattttaaatatcaatttattttgaaatcttttatttatttaattgcatcAATATTCTtgcatataatattaaaatatgttaCAAAAGACACTCCAACATAAAcaaacaccttcaacaaacatACAACAATTGatattatttaaatattcattgcttatttttattttctaaaccAACCAGAGGCGGGTGTTACATAACTTCTCATATAAAGGTGCAATTACAATGGTAGGATggttatatgtatgcatatattagTACTTTCTGTCCCAACTATACATCCAATGTTATGGTGGCTCGTTAGTGGTGAGCCTCCAGGAGGGAAGAGCAAAGATAGGAAACTTCCTTGGCACGGTCAATCCAAACTCTTCATCCCTATCCAAATCACCCTCCACACTCCAATGAAAGCAATGTATGAGCTGAGCCACAGCCAAGTGAACAACAGAAAGCCCCATGGCAATCCCAGGGCATTGTCTCCTTCCTGTTCCAAAAGACAACATTTCAAACTGGTGGCCTTTAACATCTATGCTTGAGCCAATAAATCTTCCGGGCTTGAATTCTAAAGGATCTTCCCAAACACTTTCATCTCTTCCAATTGCCCAAACATTCACAAGCAACCTTGTTTTTGGTGGGATGTAGTATCCTCCAACATTGCAACCCTGCGTGGACTCGTGTGGTATGAGCAAGGGCGCTGGTGGATGTAATCGAAGTGTTTCCTTCACAACACATCGCAAGTAGTCTAAGTTTACCAGATCACTCTCTCTTACGATGCGATCTCTCCCAACCTCTAATTCAATCTCTTGTTGTGCCCTTGCCATTACTTGAGGGTTTCTCAGCATCTCAGTCATTGCCCATTCTATAGTTGTGGCAGATGTTTCTACTCCAGCACTCAACATATCCTGTCAAAGAAGTGAACTTTTTGGTTAGTGATGTTTTAGCAGAAATTTAGCAATTGGTTAATGAAACTGAGTGCAtgaaatttctttattttttaagaTTTGACTGTGTGAATTTTTTACGTTGTTTCAGATCAAATACCATGATCCAAAACAGAAAATTAGAGAGGATGAAATACTAGCGCAATTGCAATTCCACAATTTGAAAAGACAAAAAAGAACATCTCCCAACATTTAACTACAAACCGTAGTTTCTGGCCATGGCAATTATTTGAACTGAACTGACCATGATGATTGCTTTCATGTGAATCCGAGAGACTTGTATCTCGGCAGTTTCGCTCTCAGCCATGTCCAGCAGCACGTCCACAATGTCCGGATCGTCCGACTTTTTCGACCTTCTCCGCTCAACGTGCTCATTGATGAGCTTGTCAAAAAACTCATCGAATACCTTACGAGCATCCTGCATGCGGCGACAGTAGCCTCGCCAATCCAGAAAGGCGAGAGAGGGAATGAAGTCTCCTACAACAATTACTCCTGAGAGATGCATAATTTCAGCCACCATCTGTAAAAACCACTTCCCTCCCCCGAGTTCATGGTCAGAGTAAGTTCTGCCTGCAAAACATTCTGCAAATAATATTGACTGTGAGGGAGGAGATGGGCTTCCGCAGGTCGACGCAACGCACGCCTTTCTCGCTCTCCTCCCAAAGAGATCGCACCATGGCTCTCACCTCTTCCTCTATTACCCACCTGAATGAATCCGTTCTCTTGGCCGTCAGTAATTCGATTGTGCAGAGCTTTCTCATCTGCCGCCAGTACTCTCCATAGGGGGCTTGCGCCACGTCTCTGCGCTAGTAGGCCAGGTACTTGCCCGTCGCTGAAGGTGGCTTGTTTGCGAAGATCAGACCGTGGTTTTTAAAAAATTCTTTGGCCATGGCAGGTGAAGAGGCCACAACCGTGGGTACCGAACCCCAGCGGAGGAACATGATGTGCCCGTACTTGTTTGCCAGTTCAGCAAGAGACTTGTGAGGAAGGCGTCCCAAAAGATGGAGATTGCCTATCACTGGCCATGGCCGTGGCCCTGGTGGCAATCCCAACTCCCCCTGGTTGTTCTTGCTCTTCCTCGTTGTCACAAATCTGTATATAGTCCAGAGGAAGATGAGCGAAAAAGCCAACTCTACAGCAGGGGAATTGAGCCATGCCATATTTGGGTAGCCCGGGTTGCAAGTATTTAACACAGGCAACGGGGCGATAAGTTCGGCACGTTCTCGTAGTCAATTAGGCAAGATATTTCAAAATCAATCTTGGTATTTCAAGATAGTCCAACTATGAGATTAACTATCCATTTTTGGTATTTCAAAAGGATAGATATTTCAAAATAAATCTTCCACATTTGTTTTCAAGTCAATTAGGCAAGTTTTAAACCTAGATTTAATATTTCAACATTTAGGAGTGGCCACATACCTATAACATTATCAAAACTT contains these protein-coding regions:
- the LOC131058743 gene encoding cytochrome P450 71AU50-like, encoding MAWLNSPAVELAFSLIFLWTIYRFVTTRKSKNNQGELGLPPGPRPWPVIGNLHLLGRLPHKSLAELANKYGHIMFLRWGSVPTVVASSPAMAKEFFKNHGLIFANKPPSATGRTYSDHELGGGKWFLQMVAEIMHLSGVIVVGDFIPSLAFLDWRGYCRRMQDARKVFDEFFDKLINEHVERRRSKKSDDPDIVDVLLDMAESETAEIQVSRIHMKAIIMDMLSAGVETSATTIEWAMTEMLRNPQVMARAQQEIELEVGRDRIVRESDLVNLDYLRCVVKETLRLHPPAPLLIPHESTQGCNVGGYYIPPKTRLLVNVWAIGRDESVWEDPLEFKPGRFIGSSIDVKGHQFEMLSFGTGRRQCPGIAMGLSVVHLAVAQLIHCFHWSVEGDLDRDEEFGLTVPRKFPIFALPSWRLTTNEPP